One genomic segment of Candidatus Woesearchaeota archaeon includes these proteins:
- a CDS encoding tryptophan--tRNA ligase → MAEFTVTPWEVYGNIDYNKLIKEFGVKPIDDKLLEQIKKHTGELHPFLRRKLFFAHTNLDIVLKEFEKGNKFYLYTGRAPSGPVHLGHLVPWFFVKWLQDAFDVKLLFQIPDEEKFFFKDNLTLDDTKKWAYDNILDIIALGFDPKKTKIFIDTEYAKTMYKEACKVAKKTTFSTAKGIFGFDNSNNVGEIFYSCMQSVPAFLPTIIEKKRTLCLIPCAIDQDPHFRLTRDVAEQIGYPKPATVLCKFLPALQGSSAKMSASETATAIYVNDDEKTVRNKIMKYAFSGGQATVEEHRKKGGNPNIDTCYQWLLFFEEDDGKLKKIHDDYKSGKLLSGELKQLLIDKLNVFLKEHRKKREAAKDKIEQYMLRD, encoded by the coding sequence ATGGCTGAGTTTACTGTTACACCATGGGAAGTTTATGGTAATATTGATTATAATAAACTCATCAAAGAGTTCGGTGTTAAACCAATAGATGATAAACTATTAGAGCAAATAAAAAAACATACCGGTGAACTCCATCCTTTTTTGAGAAGGAAATTATTCTTTGCGCACACCAATCTTGATATTGTTTTGAAAGAATTTGAAAAAGGGAATAAATTCTATCTTTACACGGGACGCGCACCTTCAGGACCAGTGCATCTTGGTCATTTAGTGCCATGGTTTTTTGTCAAATGGCTGCAGGATGCATTTGACGTCAAGCTATTATTTCAAATTCCTGATGAAGAAAAGTTTTTTTTCAAAGATAACTTAACGCTTGATGATACTAAAAAATGGGCATATGATAATATCCTTGATATTATTGCCTTAGGCTTTGATCCGAAAAAAACAAAGATTTTCATTGATACAGAATACGCTAAAACCATGTATAAAGAAGCATGTAAAGTAGCAAAAAAAACGACATTTTCAACTGCTAAAGGAATCTTTGGATTTGACAACTCTAATAATGTTGGAGAGATTTTTTATTCCTGCATGCAATCAGTGCCAGCATTCTTGCCGACAATCATCGAGAAAAAAAGAACACTTTGTTTAATTCCCTGCGCTATTGACCAAGATCCACATTTCAGATTGACAAGAGATGTTGCTGAACAAATTGGATACCCAAAACCAGCAACAGTATTGTGCAAGTTCTTGCCTGCACTGCAGGGGAGTTCTGCAAAGATGTCAGCATCAGAAACAGCAACCGCCATTTATGTTAATGATGATGAAAAAACCGTCAGAAATAAAATAATGAAATACGCATTTTCAGGAGGGCAGGCAACCGTTGAAGAGCATCGCAAAAAAGGTGGCAATCCAAATATTGATACGTGTTATCAATGGTTATTATTCTTTGAAGAAGACGATGGGAAACTAAAGAAAATTCACGATGATTACAAATCAGGGAAATTATTGTCTGGTGAATTAAAACAATTGCTTATTGATAAACTCAATGTATTCTTAAAAGAACATCGCAAAAAGCGCGAAGCTGCAAAAGACAAGATAGAGCAGTATATGTTGAGAGATTGA
- a CDS encoding Ig-like domain-containing protein, whose protein sequence is MLQKNGVVFVLFCLLVFTVLSVRVSAFSFCNAQGQLLQAQSSENLSNFSVQCTLQRDNGISSLFLTQSGSGFPDTYTHYYRCPMLCSNTSADFVSLYVQNGTHEGQAFATFSDSTLVQNISIVSIEAPVINTITGNVSGFTGSTITLNVSGTDNLNVTAGNIFLSNGSVIAMTEYIDDLFSATFTLPLNDETTLNYYVVLYDQSDLNATSTPFSISVVDSVAPTAALLVNATSVGVDKPLLFNASNSSDNIGIVGYLWDFNDSSTSNESIVEHTFTLLGTFVVSLTVTDARNNTAMVTENITVLDLTPPTILTTSPASNVINATRKESIAVTFSRSLDPATVSSSSFVVSDQLGTAVKGIYTYDSSLNQSMFNPFVLLASNTSYTINLTTNIKATNGVALSAPYVFTFSVKENDLDNDDEPDYNDTDDDGDGLLDALDKVKGSFADIDTNLTNISVKVNDQTNLSQNFTSVLGVGIYNGSDTIATFNFDFDTSILDLTNITLMESSEPSRGQLFIYGLDLKGTTKTVYLLNNSNSFNGVCVKDREIAAISEITDSCNATDEFKVKCDGTANASHTCVYQSDIQKYRITGLQHSGLQQIAITDTPKSSPKPATPPPAETTTTAAAAGGGGGGGGSEGQSGSVGTSVSLGACQFSYQCGATQQCVEGQCVEIDCPQGNILFNKCVPYECTDDSVCGEKFCNNHKCVDCIANDDCDVNQYCVQGECHVRESQQQAKESITIKILKPLVKDNEATVQLLDSATQEPISNAELTVIYSSGLTQNFFSDDNGMVSFLVKESGEINYHIKKIGYPLIKGTFDKASFKKHSFLPAFMVLVVMILAASYFMTHTYFKQKKFAQVFDLKGFFEHDTKHDNKQTSSKGISVKESFEIDPDEPLHIEDEKK, encoded by the coding sequence ATGCTACAAAAAAATGGTGTTGTATTTGTTCTCTTCTGTTTACTAGTCTTTACTGTCTTAAGTGTTCGCGTTTCTGCATTTTCTTTTTGTAATGCTCAAGGGCAATTATTGCAAGCCCAGAGTTCTGAAAACCTTTCAAATTTTTCAGTGCAATGCACCTTACAGCGTGATAATGGGATTAGTTCTCTTTTCTTAACTCAGTCAGGCAGTGGATTTCCAGATACTTATACTCACTATTATCGCTGCCCTATGCTTTGCAGCAATACTTCTGCAGATTTCGTTTCGCTTTATGTTCAGAATGGGACTCATGAAGGCCAAGCTTTTGCAACTTTTTCAGATAGCACCTTGGTTCAGAATATTAGTATTGTTAGCATTGAAGCTCCAGTTATTAACACTATTACGGGAAATGTTAGTGGATTTACCGGCAGCACTATTACTTTAAATGTTTCAGGAACTGATAATCTCAATGTAACCGCTGGAAATATTTTCCTTAGCAATGGCAGTGTTATTGCCATGACTGAATATATTGATGATTTATTTAGTGCTACTTTTACTCTTCCTCTTAATGATGAAACTACTCTCAATTATTATGTTGTTCTTTATGATCAAAGCGATCTTAATGCAACTTCAACTCCTTTTTCAATTTCTGTTGTTGATAGTGTTGCTCCAACAGCTGCTCTACTCGTTAATGCAACTAGTGTTGGTGTTGATAAACCTCTTCTGTTTAATGCAAGCAATTCATCGGACAATATAGGTATTGTCGGGTATTTATGGGATTTTAATGATAGTTCTACAAGCAATGAATCTATAGTTGAACATACATTTACTTTGTTAGGAACTTTTGTTGTTTCCTTGACTGTTACTGATGCTCGCAATAACACTGCTATGGTTACTGAGAATATTACTGTTTTGGATTTGACACCACCAACTATTTTAACAACAAGTCCTGCTTCAAATGTTATCAATGCAACTCGAAAAGAATCCATTGCCGTAACCTTTAGCCGCAGTCTTGATCCTGCAACAGTTTCCTCTTCAAGCTTTGTTGTTTCTGATCAGCTAGGAACTGCTGTTAAAGGCATTTATACGTATGATAGTTCTCTCAATCAATCTATGTTTAATCCTTTTGTTTTACTTGCTTCAAATACTTCTTACACTATTAATCTGACGACAAACATTAAGGCGACGAACGGTGTTGCTTTATCTGCGCCTTATGTTTTTACTTTTAGTGTTAAAGAAAATGATCTTGATAATGATGATGAACCAGATTATAATGATACTGATGATGATGGCGATGGACTTCTTGATGCTCTTGATAAAGTCAAAGGAAGTTTTGCAGATATAGATACTAATCTAACTAATATCAGTGTCAAAGTTAACGATCAAACTAATTTAAGCCAAAACTTCACCAGTGTTTTAGGTGTTGGCATTTACAATGGCTCTGATACCATTGCTACTTTTAATTTTGATTTTGATACTAGTATTCTAGATTTAACTAATATCACTTTAATGGAAAGCAGTGAGCCTTCAAGAGGGCAACTCTTTATCTATGGTTTGGACTTGAAAGGAACTACAAAAACTGTTTATCTTCTTAATAACAGCAATAGTTTCAATGGGGTTTGTGTTAAAGACAGAGAAATAGCAGCTATTAGTGAGATCACTGACAGCTGCAATGCAACAGATGAGTTTAAAGTGAAATGCGACGGCACAGCAAACGCAAGTCATACCTGCGTTTACCAATCAGATATTCAAAAATATCGCATAACTGGTTTACAGCATTCAGGTTTGCAGCAAATTGCTATTACTGACACTCCAAAATCTTCTCCTAAACCAGCAACACCTCCTCCTGCTGAAACAACTACAACTGCAGCTGCTGCTGGAGGAGGAGGCGGGGGTGGAGGAAGCGAGGGGCAATCTGGTTCTGTAGGCACCTCAGTATCATTAGGTGCTTGTCAATTTAGTTATCAATGTGGAGCAACACAACAATGTGTTGAAGGCCAATGTGTAGAAATTGACTGCCCTCAAGGCAATATTCTTTTTAATAAATGCGTTCCTTATGAATGCACTGATGATAGTGTCTGCGGTGAAAAATTTTGCAATAATCATAAATGCGTAGATTGTATAGCTAATGATGATTGCGATGTTAATCAATATTGTGTTCAAGGAGAATGCCATGTTCGTGAAAGCCAGCAGCAAGCTAAAGAGTCTATTACTATTAAAATCCTTAAACCATTAGTTAAAGATAATGAAGCTACTGTTCAGCTCCTTGATTCTGCAACACAAGAACCTATCTCTAACGCAGAGCTTACTGTTATATATTCCTCGGGCTTAACTCAAAACTTCTTTTCAGATGATAATGGTATGGTTAGCTTCTTAGTTAAAGAATCAGGAGAGATTAACTACCACATCAAAAAAATAGGCTATCCACTTATTAAAGGTACTTTTGATAAAGCAAGCTTTAAGAAACATTCATTTTTACCAGCATTTATGGTGCTCGTTGTTATGATTCTCGCTGCAAGCTATTTTATGACTCATACTTATTTTAAACAAAAGAAATTTGCTCAAGTATTTGATCTTAAAGGATTTTTTGAGCATGATACTAAGCATGATAATAAACAAACTTCTAGTAAAGGCATTAGTGTTAAAGAATCTTTTGAAATAGATCCAGATGAGCCATTACATATAGAAGATGAAAAGAAATAG
- a CDS encoding polyprenyl synthetase family protein — translation MVNDIKRILQDYKQKIDAQLTLFFDEIIKQTPSQNLTKPFLESIKTFTLSGGKRLRPIFFIYGYKAVKYENPEVIKASLCAELLESFFLIHDDIMDHSAVRRGKPSFHIQHGVNKAILAGDTLVSIASLPLLQTSFLNKELAIEKLHEIMYVTNIGQLYDLEFSAKSFDELTEEEIMQGYLLKTAHYSVEGPLLLGALLACANENQCQTLSGYGIKVGQAFQLVDDILGVFGDEKTLGKSVYSDIEEGKRTLLMFKTYQQASPSDKQFLTSCLGKNINQEEFNHIKEIIINTEALDYCKQLINELINGANDIIKSSTLWEKDFFIGISKYILERTH, via the coding sequence ATGGTTAATGATATAAAACGTATTTTACAAGATTATAAACAGAAAATAGATGCTCAGCTAACGCTCTTTTTTGATGAAATAATCAAGCAAACACCTTCTCAAAACTTAACAAAACCTTTTTTGGAAAGTATCAAAACATTTACGTTATCAGGAGGCAAGCGTTTGCGACCAATATTTTTTATCTATGGGTATAAAGCTGTTAAATATGAAAATCCTGAAGTGATTAAAGCTTCATTATGTGCTGAATTATTGGAAAGTTTTTTCTTAATCCATGATGATATTATGGATCACAGTGCAGTACGAAGAGGAAAACCAAGTTTTCACATACAACATGGCGTTAACAAAGCTATTCTTGCAGGAGATACATTAGTAAGCATTGCTTCATTGCCTTTGTTGCAAACGTCTTTTCTTAATAAAGAATTAGCCATAGAGAAATTACATGAAATTATGTATGTAACTAATATCGGGCAGTTGTATGATCTTGAATTTAGCGCAAAATCTTTTGATGAACTTACTGAAGAAGAAATTATGCAAGGCTATTTGCTGAAAACAGCGCATTATTCTGTTGAAGGACCATTGTTATTGGGTGCATTGTTAGCTTGCGCCAATGAAAATCAGTGTCAAACACTTTCAGGTTATGGTATAAAGGTAGGGCAGGCATTTCAATTAGTTGATGATATATTAGGAGTATTTGGCGATGAAAAAACATTGGGAAAATCAGTATATTCTGATATTGAAGAAGGAAAACGAACATTACTTATGTTTAAGACATATCAACAAGCCTCTCCAAGTGATAAGCAATTTCTTACTTCTTGTTTAGGCAAGAACATTAATCAAGAAGAATTTAATCATATTAAAGAAATTATCATTAACACCGAAGCATTAGATTATTGCAAACAACTAATAAATGAGTTAATAAATGGTGCAAATGATATCATTAAATCTTCAACCTTATGGGAAAAGGATTTTTTTATTGGAATTAGTAAATATATTCTTGAAAGAACTCATTGA
- the smc gene encoding chromosome segregation protein SMC, with the protein MTRITRMVMKGFKSFGNRTDLVFGSTFNVILGPNGSGKSNVSDALCFVLGKGSAKGMRAEKSANLIYNGGKTKEPSKFGEVSIYFDNTDKTFPLETAEIKITRIIRDSGQSIYKINDERKTREEILDLLSIANIDPNGYNIILQGDIVRLVEMSTVERRQIIEEIAGISVYEEKKEKAVKELEKVEQKLNEAEIILTERRTYLKELKKERDQALKYKELDDRMKRHKATLLHTKIAARTTERDKFETNIKQYQEEIQKIQEKINEFKKRVEESKAEINRINKEIEQKGEKEQVALMKEIETIKVAVASQKSRISSCEHEIGRVKTRKEQLQTSFQELEQKIKELEAEKEKAEKSRSQSQKYISDIDKKIAEFKKKHKMEGAEDLEQEVTQLDTFLDQRQNEIQTLREKQQELLRLKDQKEYQVSTMDEKINKVLELNKEHKAEIEKLKQKQKEFKQITLELNQLLQEDSSLSVQLVNCRKHLQASQEELSRQQAKNAGLRENISAGEAINKILANKNKFGEVFGTVAELGDVETKYSLALEIAAGPRIKSIVVDSDKTAAQCIAYLKTNKLGTATFLPLNKIKAAGDESNIQGYLKINGVHGQATDLVSFDKKFKNVFSYVFGNTLVVDTLDVARRIGVGNARMVTLDGDLSELSGAMHGGYRQKQQGLGFQQKEVVSAIKKLEGEVADQERLLQLLQKRKEEAEEKITRYRELKASLEGEIIKSEKSLHLDSEDLDATKEAKKILEKELGELDQEAIKIQTSVSNCNKLLAEGKIKKQELRDKIMQLRSPQLLAELTTFEQKKSELKEQMIREETSVKNLVSQLSSIMYPERENMFKIMKQHDKEITEFTHEIKDLMSKIKEEDKDLVDKEKQQQQFYAKFKELFTERDEFNQKLQKDENVIIAKEEDARAREQRMNLLSIDAARVKAELAGLDEEFVKYQGVELIENKSEEQIKRVVWECEKMVAEAGNVNMKALEVYDTLEHEYNNLLEKRELLVKEKDQVFGMMHEIEAKKEELFMKTFTVVNDHFKHMFSSLSTKGEAFLEIENTEHPLQEGVSIKVRLTGKKFLDIRSLSGGEKTMTALAFIFAIQEHEPAKFYVFDEVDAALDKKNSEKLSELVKKYSDKAQYIIISHNDGIISQADTLYGVSMDQHNMSKVVSLRV; encoded by the coding sequence ATGACTAGAATAACTCGTATGGTTATGAAAGGGTTCAAGTCTTTTGGGAATAGGACTGACCTTGTTTTTGGAAGTACTTTTAATGTCATTCTTGGACCAAATGGATCAGGAAAATCGAATGTAAGTGACGCGTTATGCTTTGTTCTCGGAAAAGGCTCTGCAAAAGGTATGCGTGCAGAGAAATCCGCAAATTTAATTTATAATGGCGGGAAAACCAAAGAGCCTTCCAAATTTGGTGAAGTGAGCATATACTTTGATAATACTGACAAAACATTTCCTCTTGAAACTGCTGAAATAAAAATTACGCGGATTATACGTGATAGCGGGCAAAGCATTTACAAAATTAATGATGAACGAAAAACGCGTGAAGAAATTCTTGATTTATTGTCAATAGCAAATATTGATCCAAATGGATATAATATTATTTTGCAGGGAGATATTGTCAGGCTTGTTGAAATGTCAACTGTTGAACGACGGCAAATTATTGAAGAGATAGCGGGAATTTCAGTTTATGAAGAAAAAAAAGAAAAGGCCGTCAAAGAGCTCGAAAAAGTAGAGCAAAAATTGAATGAAGCAGAAATTATTCTTACTGAACGAAGAACCTATCTTAAGGAACTTAAAAAAGAGCGCGATCAAGCATTAAAATATAAAGAATTAGATGACCGTATGAAGCGGCACAAAGCAACCTTGCTTCACACGAAAATAGCCGCAAGAACGACTGAACGTGATAAATTTGAAACAAATATTAAGCAGTATCAGGAAGAAATTCAAAAAATTCAGGAGAAAATTAATGAGTTCAAGAAGCGAGTAGAAGAAAGCAAAGCTGAAATTAATCGTATCAATAAGGAAATAGAACAGAAAGGAGAAAAAGAACAGGTTGCTTTAATGAAGGAAATTGAAACCATTAAAGTTGCCGTTGCAAGCCAAAAGTCACGGATTTCAAGTTGTGAGCATGAAATTGGTAGAGTAAAAACGCGTAAAGAACAGCTGCAAACCTCTTTCCAGGAGCTTGAGCAGAAAATAAAAGAGCTTGAAGCCGAAAAAGAAAAAGCAGAAAAAAGTAGGTCTCAATCGCAGAAATATATCAGTGATATTGACAAGAAAATAGCTGAGTTTAAGAAAAAGCACAAAATGGAAGGCGCTGAAGATCTTGAGCAGGAAGTCACTCAATTAGATACTTTTCTTGATCAGCGCCAAAATGAAATTCAAACATTGCGTGAAAAACAACAGGAATTATTGCGATTAAAGGACCAAAAAGAATATCAAGTTTCTACCATGGATGAGAAAATCAATAAAGTTCTTGAATTAAATAAAGAGCACAAAGCTGAAATTGAAAAATTAAAGCAAAAACAAAAAGAGTTCAAGCAAATTACTCTTGAACTGAACCAATTATTGCAGGAAGATTCTTCATTATCAGTCCAATTAGTTAATTGCCGCAAACATTTGCAGGCAAGCCAGGAAGAATTAAGCCGGCAACAGGCAAAAAATGCAGGACTGCGCGAAAATATAAGCGCAGGAGAGGCAATTAATAAAATTCTTGCCAATAAAAACAAGTTTGGAGAAGTATTTGGAACAGTTGCAGAGTTAGGAGACGTTGAAACAAAATATAGTTTAGCGCTTGAAATTGCAGCAGGACCAAGAATTAAAAGCATTGTTGTTGACAGTGATAAAACAGCAGCTCAATGCATAGCATATCTCAAAACCAATAAATTAGGAACTGCTACGTTTTTGCCCTTGAACAAAATAAAAGCCGCAGGAGATGAGTCAAACATACAAGGATATCTTAAAATTAATGGTGTTCATGGGCAAGCCACTGATTTAGTTTCTTTTGATAAAAAATTCAAAAATGTTTTTTCGTATGTATTTGGGAATACCCTTGTGGTTGATACCCTTGATGTTGCGCGCCGTATTGGCGTAGGAAATGCAAGAATGGTTACGCTTGATGGTGATTTATCAGAATTAAGCGGCGCCATGCACGGAGGCTACCGACAGAAACAACAAGGACTTGGCTTCCAGCAAAAAGAAGTGGTGAGCGCTATTAAGAAATTAGAAGGCGAAGTCGCTGATCAAGAAAGACTGCTCCAGCTTTTGCAGAAGCGTAAGGAAGAAGCTGAAGAGAAAATTACTCGTTATCGTGAATTAAAAGCATCACTTGAGGGTGAGATAATCAAATCAGAAAAATCACTGCATCTTGACTCTGAAGATTTGGACGCTACTAAAGAGGCAAAGAAAATTCTTGAAAAAGAGCTTGGCGAGCTTGATCAGGAAGCGATAAAAATCCAAACAAGTGTCTCTAATTGCAATAAATTGCTTGCCGAAGGCAAAATCAAGAAGCAGGAATTGCGTGATAAAATCATGCAATTGCGTAGTCCTCAATTGCTTGCTGAATTAACAACATTTGAGCAGAAAAAATCAGAGCTTAAAGAGCAAATGATTCGGGAAGAAACAAGTGTTAAAAATCTTGTTTCTCAACTTTCCAGTATTATGTACCCTGAACGAGAGAATATGTTCAAGATTATGAAGCAGCATGATAAAGAAATTACTGAATTCACTCATGAGATCAAAGATCTCATGAGTAAAATCAAAGAAGAAGACAAAGATCTTGTCGATAAAGAAAAACAACAGCAGCAATTTTATGCCAAGTTTAAAGAATTATTCACCGAACGAGATGAATTTAACCAGAAACTTCAAAAAGATGAAAATGTGATTATTGCTAAAGAAGAAGATGCACGCGCTCGAGAGCAACGTATGAATTTACTTTCTATTGATGCTGCCCGTGTCAAAGCAGAATTAGCTGGATTGGATGAGGAATTTGTTAAGTATCAAGGTGTTGAGCTTATTGAAAATAAATCCGAAGAACAAATTAAGCGTGTAGTTTGGGAATGCGAGAAAATGGTTGCAGAAGCTGGCAATGTTAATATGAAAGCTCTTGAGGTGTATGATACGTTGGAGCATGAGTATAATAACCTTCTTGAAAAGCGGGAATTATTAGTGAAAGAGAAAGATCAAGTATTTGGGATGATGCATGAGATTGAGGCAAAAAAAGAAGAATTGTTTATGAAAACATTTACGGTTGTTAATGATCATTTTAAACATATGTTCAGCTCACTTTCAACGAAAGGAGAAGCATTTTTAGAAATTGAAAACACTGAACATCCTTTGCAGGAAGGTGTATCAATCAAAGTTCGTTTAACCGGCAAAAAATTCTTGGATATTAGAAGTTTAAGCGGCGGCGAAAAGACCATGACTGCGCTAGCATTTATTTTTGCTATTCAAGAGCATGAGCCTGCTAAATTCTATGTATTTGATGAAGTTGACGCTGCTCTTGACAAGAAAAACTCAGAAAAATTATCTGAATTAGTTAAAAAATATTCTGACAAAGCACAATATATCATCATCAGCCACAATGATGGCATTATAAGCCAGGCTGATACCTTATATGGAGTAAGTATGGACCAGCATAATATGAGCAAGGTAGTGAGTTTGAGGGTTTAG
- a CDS encoding Lrp/AsnC family transcriptional regulator yields MEKKVEMKKIEQKVLGALSVNARASCSFIAKQIKTSEQRVSYTINSLVKKKIIKRFYTLLDYSRFGVIHFRVLLKLSYVSKEKLQEFIDFLIQDSHTFWIANLGGRYDLVCTFVAPNPSYFNKHFRSIIEQFPQQIQHYSILTTIVIRHYGRKHLINGQLQEKIIGGDREHYSFQADDLQLLSLLADDARKNSVALASEMKVTAKTIISRIKRFQEQGILRAYRPFLNMGLFQYRNLLLLLKYHNVSVDEEQRLVAFLCGHPYVLNVIKLLGEWDLQLDIEVPTMEEFRKLELEIRSQFPTLIKDSETLFLYQEHKKTFFPRFLVEKNK; encoded by the coding sequence ATGGAAAAAAAGGTGGAAATGAAGAAAATAGAACAGAAAGTACTCGGCGCTTTATCAGTTAATGCACGGGCATCTTGTAGTTTCATTGCAAAGCAGATTAAAACAAGTGAGCAGCGGGTAAGCTATACCATTAATTCATTAGTCAAAAAAAAAATAATCAAACGTTTTTATACACTTCTTGATTATTCCCGGTTTGGGGTGATTCATTTTCGTGTTCTCTTGAAATTAAGTTATGTCAGTAAGGAAAAATTGCAGGAGTTTATTGATTTTCTTATTCAAGATTCACATACTTTTTGGATTGCAAATCTTGGAGGAAGATATGACCTTGTTTGTACCTTTGTTGCGCCAAATCCTTCTTATTTTAACAAGCATTTTCGGTCAATTATTGAACAATTTCCTCAGCAAATACAGCATTATTCTATTCTGACCACTATTGTTATTCGGCATTATGGCAGGAAGCATTTGATTAATGGTCAACTTCAAGAAAAGATTATCGGCGGCGATCGTGAGCATTATAGTTTTCAAGCTGATGATCTCCAGTTACTGTCGCTGTTAGCAGATGACGCACGGAAAAACTCCGTTGCTTTGGCATCTGAAATGAAGGTGACTGCTAAAACCATTATTAGCCGGATTAAAAGATTTCAAGAGCAGGGCATTCTCCGCGCATACCGACCATTTTTGAATATGGGTTTGTTCCAGTATAGGAATCTTCTCCTTTTATTAAAATACCACAATGTTTCTGTTGACGAAGAACAGCGTTTAGTTGCTTTTCTTTGCGGACATCCTTATGTTTTGAATGTTATTAAACTACTAGGTGAATGGGATTTGCAGCTTGATATCGAAGTTCCAACGATGGAAGAATTCAGAAAGCTTGAATTGGAGATTAGGTCGCAGTTTCCCACTTTGATTAAAGACAGCGAAACATTATTTCTATATCAAGAGCATAAAAAAACATTTTTTCCTCGATTTTTAGTCGAAAAGAATAAATAG
- a CDS encoding glycosyltransferase, giving the protein MQEQLTIVKVIYAPPHLGGSGYMGLLLGRELAKRGHNVHVVSYPGTYLSEDDQRVMTLHPVENITYGAFKVPPMGLILPSAIYQLSRTIPIDVIHAHYAVTHGEAVIDAREIINRAQEHNGLPTNRRVGAVITNHGTDVSVNGCKDLLAPALELRLSQADGISFVAKALQDTAREVFRLDNYGRVIHNFIDPKPYTTTEEYKTGEIKRRYGIHNSKMLFYHTSNLRPIKNVGLLLDAWNTLVNEIGRQDCHLMIIGEGEELHDLEEKVKDCGLSSTVTFTGRIDEKDIPSYTIAGDVLVLPSRKEAMPLVILEAMHAGNAVVASNVGGIGEVVEENESGLLFPENDHDTLVQRMLDLLENPQLIKSMGRKGKAIVQSKFRPEAITQQYEEWYYEALKRRRG; this is encoded by the coding sequence ATGCAAGAACAGCTTACTATTGTTAAAGTTATTTATGCTCCGCCGCATTTAGGCGGCAGCGGTTATATGGGACTTTTATTAGGAAGAGAATTAGCAAAGCGTGGACATAACGTTCACGTAGTAAGTTATCCTGGAACATATCTTTCTGAAGATGATCAAAGAGTAATGACACTCCATCCTGTTGAAAATATAACCTACGGCGCATTTAAAGTGCCTCCTATGGGTTTAATTCTGCCAAGTGCTATCTATCAACTTTCGAGAACGATACCCATTGACGTGATCCATGCACATTATGCAGTTACTCACGGAGAAGCAGTTATTGATGCTCGAGAGATTATAAATAGAGCGCAAGAACACAATGGTTTGCCAACAAATAGAAGAGTGGGCGCAGTAATCACGAATCATGGAACTGACGTATCAGTGAACGGCTGTAAAGATCTTTTAGCACCTGCTTTAGAATTGCGATTAAGTCAAGCAGATGGAATTTCATTTGTAGCGAAAGCACTTCAAGATACAGCAAGAGAAGTATTTAGGTTAGATAATTATGGTAGAGTAATTCATAATTTTATTGATCCGAAACCTTATACTACAACCGAGGAATATAAAACAGGGGAGATTAAACGAAGGTATGGAATTCATAACAGTAAAATGCTTTTTTATCATACCTCCAATTTACGTCCGATTAAAAATGTGGGACTATTATTAGATGCATGGAATACATTAGTCAATGAAATTGGAAGACAAGATTGCCATTTAATGATTATTGGTGAAGGAGAAGAATTACATGATTTAGAAGAAAAAGTAAAAGATTGCGGTTTAAGTTCAACAGTTACCTTTACAGGAAGAATTGATGAGAAAGATATCCCTAGTTATACAATAGCAGGAGATGTCCTTGTACTTCCATCGAGAAAAGAAGCAATGCCCTTAGTTATATTAGAAGCTATGCATGCTGGAAACGCCGTTGTAGCGTCAAATGTAGGTGGAATTGGAGAAGTAGTAGAAGAAAATGAAAGTGGATTATTATTTCCTGAGAATGATCATGATACATTAGTTCAAAGAATGCTTGATCTTCTAGAAAACCCTCAACTCATTAAATCCATGGGTAGAAAAGGTAAAGCAATAGTGCAATCTAAATTTAGACCTGAAGCAATCACACAACAATATGAAGAATGGTATTATGAAGCACTGAAGAGACGAAGAGGTTAA